A window of Armatimonadia bacterium contains these coding sequences:
- a CDS encoding efflux RND transporter periplasmic adaptor subunit has translation EAAVQEAEAGYSAALRRWNTIDPDQAAEMASSRAKVDQARNSLANARANSVQQQVRQADVVNQRASVTKANAEVSQTKTSLGYTVITAPRDGVILQKDVEEGTIVNSGRSGVAAGVSIVELGDLSTMYVDVNVDETDLADIKAGQQVEISVESLQGKRVTGSVTRVDPQATTASNITTVKVEIEVLDHDTRLMPGLSAECTFLVGERDNVLTLPAQAVRERDGKHTVTMLAQGKPGQGQPGAPQTTTLPVEVGLTSDETVEIVSGLQEGDKVVLPELGTSSQEDGPRGGPPGGGNDFINKKQ, from the coding sequence CGAGGCGGCAGTACAGGAGGCCGAGGCCGGCTACTCCGCAGCGCTACGCCGATGGAACACCATCGACCCCGACCAGGCCGCCGAGATGGCCTCCTCTCGTGCCAAAGTGGATCAGGCGAGGAACTCCCTGGCGAACGCACGCGCCAACTCCGTGCAGCAGCAAGTTCGTCAGGCCGACGTCGTGAACCAGCGCGCATCGGTGACGAAGGCCAACGCAGAGGTCTCACAGACGAAGACCAGCCTGGGCTACACCGTGATCACCGCGCCGCGAGACGGCGTGATCCTGCAGAAGGACGTCGAGGAAGGCACCATCGTCAACTCCGGTCGGTCGGGCGTCGCCGCGGGCGTGTCGATTGTGGAATTGGGCGACCTGAGCACGATGTACGTGGACGTGAACGTTGACGAGACCGACCTCGCCGACATCAAGGCCGGACAGCAGGTCGAGATCAGCGTGGAGTCGCTGCAGGGCAAGAGGGTGACCGGCTCGGTCACCCGCGTGGACCCGCAGGCCACGACCGCGAGCAACATCACCACCGTGAAGGTCGAGATCGAGGTTCTGGACCACGACACACGGCTGATGCCGGGCTTGAGTGCAGAGTGCACCTTCCTGGTGGGAGAGCGCGACAACGTGCTGACGCTACCTGCGCAGGCCGTGCGCGAGAGAGACGGCAAGCACACGGTGACGATGCTCGCCCAGGGGAAGCCTGGTCAAGGCCAGCCAGGAGCACCCCAGACGACGACCCTTCCAGTCGAAGTCGGCCTGACCAGCGATGAAACGGTGGAGATCGTGTCGGGACTGCAAGAGGGCGACAAGGTGGTCCTGCCCGAGTTGGGTACCAGCTCCCAGGAAGACGGACCGCGTGGTGGACCGCCCGGTGGCGGGAACGACTTCATCAACAAGAAGCAATAG